CGTCGCCGGGTTCCAGTATGGGGAAGGGGAGGAGGTCTGGAGGGAACTCCCGGTGGGAGCGCCATTGGCCCTGGTCCGGGAGCCGGGCAACCCCCACGACGAAAGAGCCGTGCGGGTCCAGTGGAGAGGGCGCAA
This genomic window from bacterium contains:
- a CDS encoding HIRAN protein; this encodes MDRMTFFKRVAVLVGACALKAVPAAARRKEQVEIQRSPVAGFQYGEGEEVWRELPVGAPLALVREPGNPHDERAVRVQWRGR